A section of the Candidatus Dormiibacterota bacterium genome encodes:
- a CDS encoding SGNH/GDSL hydrolase family protein → MSVRTNSLGMRGAEPSAADPSLVRVAVVGDSFTFGFGVPEEQTYPSVLAGILNRSPAGRQRRFEVLNLGVVGYNTQDEAVVVERRALALDPRLVIVGYVLNDPEIDPRPSLHKYFDPPVWWRRSHVLRLLHLGWNWLDVWRYGGGDYIRYLHAPDREKWRSVVTAFGKIGALTRERSARVVVVIFPILQVDGWTGYPYADLHLQVMEAARKEGFEVVDLLPVFMRYPPSELRLSVEDAHPNAHGHELAAQAIADASLPLFK, encoded by the coding sequence ATGTCGGTTCGAACCAACAGTCTCGGCATGCGCGGTGCGGAGCCGTCCGCTGCCGACCCGTCGCTCGTACGAGTGGCCGTGGTGGGGGACTCCTTCACCTTCGGCTTCGGGGTTCCTGAAGAGCAGACATACCCCAGCGTGCTGGCCGGAATCCTGAACCGGTCGCCGGCCGGCCGGCAGCGCCGCTTCGAGGTGCTGAACCTGGGGGTGGTCGGTTACAACACACAGGATGAGGCCGTGGTCGTGGAGCGCAGGGCCCTCGCTCTCGATCCTCGCCTGGTCATCGTAGGATATGTCCTGAATGATCCTGAAATCGATCCCCGCCCGTCGCTCCACAAGTACTTCGATCCTCCCGTCTGGTGGAGACGCTCCCATGTCCTTCGGCTCCTCCATCTGGGATGGAACTGGCTGGACGTCTGGCGGTACGGGGGAGGGGACTACATCCGTTATCTGCACGCCCCCGACCGCGAGAAGTGGCGCAGCGTCGTGACCGCATTCGGGAAGATCGGCGCTCTCACGCGGGAACGCAGTGCGCGGGTCGTGGTCGTCATCTTCCCGATCCTCCAGGTGGACGGGTGGACCGGCTATCCTTACGCCGACCTGCATCTTCAAGTGATGGAGGCCGCGCGGAAAGAAGGATTCGAGGTCGTGGATCTCTTGCCGGTCTTCATGCGCTACCCTCCCTCCGAACTCAGGCTGTCGGTGGAAGACGCCCATCCGAATGCGCACGGCCACGAGCTGGCGGCTCAGGCCATCGCCGACGCATCCCTGCCCCTCTTCAAGTGA
- a CDS encoding glycosyltransferase family 39 protein, translating into MKNDRWLWAILLLGAAVRLVGLGRRSLSYDECQQFWASQGNALISNRAITLDPPGFACLLHLHAAAGRSEIWLRLLPCLFGILAIAAVYRLAAAATGKFWTARAAAFFIALAPYPIRYSQSLRVYSQAMFFAALLVAAFLEATGENDRRGWRSALTLGTLSFAALLSVYGSVWLILMMGLVLAWRGRRDRGRAWWRGLIGLAAGTLLAIPWYLLSLPVQLTEGTPSSFYEDKFLPLSLLPAVRFLVRGTLDLFAFFTFIHPGTGLLFGALAVIGMVHLRRQRRGADLLAVFLGSLVSAAAASAFRLYPYGGTRQMLFAAPLFYVLGAAGIESLRRHFRGIPAAALLLAVAGGCGVFLYRYHTEPGGQEMRPVIRWLEDVARPDDRILVNKDALPQFRFYYHGDPARVVGGGESVIRDYISEANRLMVTAPRSRWWLVFSHGWSAERSPELEGIDPRFLAGERFEAYRAAAYLFAPRTGIPAPPRDGGVP; encoded by the coding sequence GTGAAGAACGATCGGTGGCTCTGGGCCATCCTTCTCCTTGGAGCGGCCGTTCGCCTGGTCGGCCTCGGCCGGCGCAGCCTTTCCTACGACGAGTGCCAGCAGTTCTGGGCTTCCCAGGGTAACGCGTTGATCTCGAATCGCGCGATCACTCTGGACCCCCCGGGCTTCGCATGCCTGCTCCACCTCCACGCCGCCGCCGGTCGAAGCGAGATCTGGCTGCGTCTCCTGCCCTGCCTGTTCGGGATCCTGGCGATCGCCGCCGTCTACCGCCTGGCCGCGGCGGCCACTGGGAAATTTTGGACCGCCAGGGCGGCCGCCTTCTTCATCGCTCTGGCTCCCTATCCGATCCGATATTCCCAGTCTCTTCGGGTCTACAGCCAGGCGATGTTCTTCGCCGCCCTGCTCGTTGCCGCGTTCCTGGAGGCGACGGGCGAGAACGACCGGCGGGGATGGCGCAGCGCCCTCACTCTCGGGACCCTCAGCTTCGCGGCCCTTCTCTCCGTCTATGGCAGCGTCTGGCTCATCTTGATGATGGGGCTCGTCCTGGCCTGGCGCGGCCGTCGCGACAGGGGGCGCGCGTGGTGGCGGGGCCTGATCGGCCTGGCTGCGGGTACCCTCCTGGCGATCCCCTGGTATCTGCTCTCCCTGCCGGTGCAGCTCACCGAAGGGACTCCTTCCTCTTTCTACGAGGACAAGTTCCTTCCCCTGTCGCTCCTGCCGGCCGTCCGCTTCCTGGTCCGGGGCACCCTGGATCTCTTCGCCTTCTTCACCTTCATCCATCCCGGAACCGGCCTGCTCTTCGGCGCATTGGCCGTCATCGGGATGGTTCACCTCCGCCGGCAGCGGCGCGGCGCGGACCTGCTGGCCGTCTTTCTGGGAAGTCTGGTGTCGGCGGCAGCCGCCTCCGCCTTCCGGCTCTACCCTTACGGAGGGACCCGGCAGATGCTGTTTGCCGCGCCACTCTTCTACGTTCTCGGCGCGGCCGGCATCGAGTCGCTGCGCAGGCATTTCCGAGGCATCCCGGCTGCCGCCCTGCTGCTGGCGGTCGCCGGTGGATGCGGAGTGTTCCTCTACCGCTACCACACCGAGCCCGGAGGCCAGGAGATGCGTCCGGTGATCCGCTGGCTGGAGGACGTGGCCCGGCCCGACGATCGGATTCTGGTCAACAAGGACGCGCTTCCCCAGTTCCGGTTCTACTACCACGGGGACCCGGCCCGAGTGGTCGGAGGAGGGGAGTCGGTGATCCGGGACTACATCTCCGAAGCCAATCGGCTGATGGTCACCGCCCCGCGATCCCGGTGGTGGCTCGTCTTCTCCCACGGCTGGAGCGCCGAACGGAGCCCGGAGCTGGAGGGGATCGATCCCCGATTCCTCGCCGGGGAGCGATTCGAGGCCTACCGGGCGGCCGCCTACCTCTTCGCGCCGCGGACCGGCATTCCCGCGCCACCCCGGGATGGAGGGGTTCCGTGA
- a CDS encoding cohesin domain-containing protein produces MNRMVYWSIMAAAALMAGALVVAPVWDYYHYGRPPASGMPTSQTTLAVMTGAPVSLPTPAPSPRGTVEVPIPVSRTASAPRMSEGQAAVPQAAPGALRQANAPLPARAAVLSGPAEGRPAMDTSRARIEASPTRPEPGSGTGAPAAAAPRENPRPAVNLVASPGWIAGNFAPPPPAMPAPTPHLTDANHDQPSASTATATASQDDLPLRLTLAADRQSISRGETFSVQVVLTGAREITSVPFHLQFDPGVLQYVAARTGPALNGRSLQPIFLASVNPGRPGDLAVGLSFVRSSGTFSGSGAILLIDFQALAPGRSDLLFDRASVRGSASETLPAEIVGSSAEVR; encoded by the coding sequence ATGAACCGAATGGTCTACTGGTCCATCATGGCGGCGGCTGCGCTCATGGCGGGGGCGCTCGTCGTGGCCCCTGTCTGGGACTACTACCACTACGGGCGGCCACCGGCTTCGGGAATGCCGACCTCGCAGACCACACTCGCAGTGATGACCGGGGCGCCGGTGAGCCTCCCGACCCCCGCACCATCACCCCGCGGGACCGTCGAAGTCCCGATCCCAGTCTCGAGGACCGCTTCGGCGCCTCGCATGAGCGAGGGGCAGGCTGCCGTGCCTCAGGCCGCACCGGGCGCGTTGCGTCAGGCGAACGCCCCGCTCCCCGCGAGGGCAGCCGTCCTGAGTGGCCCGGCCGAGGGACGGCCGGCCATGGACACATCGCGTGCACGGATCGAAGCATCACCGACGAGGCCGGAGCCGGGCTCCGGCACGGGCGCTCCCGCCGCAGCTGCGCCGCGCGAGAACCCCCGGCCCGCAGTGAACCTGGTGGCGTCGCCGGGATGGATCGCGGGAAATTTCGCGCCACCTCCTCCGGCGATGCCTGCCCCGACCCCGCATCTCACGGACGCGAATCACGACCAACCGTCCGCGAGCACGGCGACCGCCACGGCATCGCAGGACGATCTGCCCCTGCGACTGACCCTGGCCGCCGACCGACAGTCCATTTCTCGAGGCGAGACGTTCTCGGTGCAGGTCGTCCTGACCGGTGCGCGTGAAATTACGAGCGTCCCCTTCCATCTCCAGTTCGATCCCGGGGTGCTCCAGTATGTCGCAGCCCGAACCGGACCGGCGCTGAACGGCCGCTCTCTCCAGCCGATCTTCCTGGCCTCGGTGAATCCCGGCAGACCGGGAGATCTCGCGGTAGGGTTGTCATTCGTCCGATCCTCCGGAACATTCAGCGGATCGGGCGCAATCCTCCTCATCGATTTCCAGGCCCTCGCGCCCGGGAGATCGGATCTCCTCTTCGATCGTGCCTCGGTCCGCGGCTCCGCGAGCGAAACACTCCCCGCGGAGATCGTCGGATCATCCGCCGAAGTCCGCTGA
- a CDS encoding fibronectin type III domain-containing protein: MTTHRGVFRTVVGSTGCLIGLILLVWPTGILQADTVVSLTWDANSEPDLAGYRIHYGTSPGSYTLPTITVVGQNNARTITNLQANTTYYFAVTAYDLAGNESPLSNEVAAQPTSTTLPTIVGALDLGTQSIYILQSGNQTIQVVGTNFQSGAVVGLGTDVSVGSISLLDSNHLTASIIVSGSAILGPRSLRVTNPDGATASRPNTLTVVKTADVNRDCRIDLFDLNVLARAWNTISSESAYIAGADLDGDGDVGGLDLGVFVSYLGQRLAVCP, encoded by the coding sequence ATGACGACTCACCGCGGGGTCTTCCGCACGGTGGTCGGCTCGACCGGATGCCTGATCGGCCTTATCCTTTTAGTATGGCCGACCGGCATCCTTCAAGCGGACACGGTCGTCAGCCTCACCTGGGACGCCAACAGCGAACCGGACCTGGCGGGCTATCGGATTCACTACGGCACGTCTCCGGGCAGTTATACCCTTCCCACGATTACTGTTGTCGGCCAGAACAATGCCCGTACTATCACGAACCTCCAGGCGAACACGACCTACTACTTCGCCGTCACCGCGTACGACCTCGCGGGGAACGAGAGCCCGCTTTCGAACGAGGTTGCGGCCCAGCCGACGTCCACCACCCTTCCCACCATAGTCGGCGCGCTCGACCTCGGCACGCAGTCGATCTACATCCTCCAGTCCGGAAACCAGACCATCCAGGTGGTCGGCACCAATTTCCAGAGCGGTGCTGTCGTCGGCCTGGGAACGGACGTCAGCGTCGGCTCGATCTCGCTCTTGGACTCGAACCACCTGACCGCATCGATCATCGTAAGCGGCTCCGCGATCCTCGGGCCCCGGTCGCTGAGGGTCACCAATCCCGACGGCGCCACGGCCAGCAGGCCGAACACCCTGACCGTCGTGAAGACCGCGGATGTCAACCGCGACTGCAGGATCGACCTCTTCGACCTGAACGTCCTCGCCCGTGCCTGGAACACGATCAGCTCCGAGAGCGCTTACATCGCGGGGGCCGATCTGGACGGCGATGGTGACGTGGGAGGCCTCGATCTCGGCGTCTTCGTGAGTTACCTCGGTCAGCGGCTGGCGGTTTGCCCATGA
- a CDS encoding IPTL-CTERM sorting domain-containing protein: MARRGACVVVSLCWLTVGSLALATTWEEEYIKNANWCPGIAAANIQAMHPAWHMMFMPIGLYGKDFVEFHREFIAEADDARLYGFGTFGPTAAAIPVVPQPGSILKFDHTSLNTYTRPAGHAIDSVHGGPGALSSWTIRPANLRLRNATFHGYTASDVGAAFDALPTLFHGNGHVSVGLHDKVNAASLSRGDMNSIADAPRDGAFFQWHKEIDTVYAEWAVGQYQLVGNTGLPIYFGVGSAAVGAAGSSLNERRQATVYQGKIPIGADQYGASPRIASDVYVGNNDNKNLLYQYGIRQWNTLNAWDRDDLTILNPQGNGWYFSVTPASVGLPGTAVNAQLVRGGDVFESAGTGTNTLFRAETALGLVAAVSDNLDALEVDQEKRIRATNDNATPGVYDRTKQWFTLRSGTMFGLKALGGATVAASDILQFNGNGDLVIAVSGAMLGLGATDDLDALVIVDTVPLDVLNGTDRVYYSLAAGSPALGGDSPADVFCHTVGGATCGSLGGRLEKRAADLGLAATDDLDALDVRESATGTGACCHSAGTCTQVSQASCVAAGDVFSGPETVCAAAECPSVPGACCHPDGSCTSTSDVACLSVGGNFKGVAVACTVGLCPAAPPNDECANAYQIPYDYPNNYEPPPAYRDNTYATSANYDPPYSCADHNVFFPEYGSGTVWYYYDVPAGPGPRRSIGVTTVATYDNYASGGYAADTRLALYYSPSGNCSTLNEYGCNDNNYTGGYNPPNPPYGGYARVQCTAPQPGRYYVQLSTVGDVNRGQIRLQVYDPTPVGVPTFSQWGIIVLVLGLLGFAVLVLRRMVHA; encoded by the coding sequence ATGGCACGCAGGGGAGCATGCGTCGTCGTATCTCTTTGCTGGTTGACGGTAGGTTCCCTTGCCCTCGCGACGACATGGGAGGAGGAGTACATCAAGAACGCGAACTGGTGTCCGGGAATCGCGGCCGCGAACATTCAGGCGATGCATCCCGCCTGGCACATGATGTTCATGCCGATAGGCTTGTATGGAAAGGATTTCGTCGAGTTTCATCGAGAGTTCATCGCAGAGGCGGATGATGCCAGACTCTACGGTTTCGGCACGTTCGGCCCGACTGCCGCAGCAATACCTGTCGTGCCGCAACCCGGAAGCATTCTGAAGTTCGACCACACGAGCCTCAACACTTACACTCGCCCTGCCGGTCACGCGATCGATAGCGTCCATGGGGGCCCCGGAGCCCTGTCATCATGGACCATCCGACCAGCAAACCTTCGCCTGCGAAACGCTACTTTCCATGGCTATACCGCAAGCGACGTCGGCGCGGCGTTCGATGCCTTACCCACATTGTTTCACGGCAACGGACACGTAAGCGTCGGCCTACATGACAAGGTCAATGCCGCCAGCCTTTCGAGGGGGGATATGAATTCCATCGCGGACGCCCCGCGGGACGGCGCATTCTTTCAATGGCACAAGGAGATTGACACCGTTTATGCCGAATGGGCCGTGGGGCAATATCAGCTCGTCGGCAACACGGGTCTGCCGATCTATTTTGGTGTGGGAAGTGCGGCGGTCGGCGCTGCGGGGAGTTCGCTGAATGAACGTCGGCAAGCGACTGTGTATCAGGGGAAAATTCCGATTGGTGCGGATCAATATGGCGCGTCCCCGCGCATTGCATCCGACGTCTACGTGGGCAACAACGACAATAAGAACCTCCTCTACCAGTATGGGATTCGTCAGTGGAACACACTGAACGCGTGGGACAGAGATGACCTCACCATTCTCAATCCTCAGGGCAACGGGTGGTATTTCTCGGTGACCCCGGCGTCGGTGGGATTACCTGGGACGGCGGTCAACGCCCAATTGGTGCGCGGGGGCGATGTCTTCGAATCGGCGGGCACCGGAACGAACACGCTTTTTCGTGCTGAAACAGCCCTCGGCTTGGTTGCTGCCGTCTCCGACAACCTCGACGCGCTCGAGGTCGATCAAGAGAAGCGGATCAGGGCCACCAATGACAATGCGACTCCGGGAGTCTATGATCGCACCAAACAGTGGTTCACTCTCCGTTCCGGAACGATGTTTGGATTGAAGGCATTGGGCGGCGCGACCGTAGCTGCAAGCGACATCCTGCAATTCAATGGCAACGGGGATCTTGTCATCGCGGTTTCCGGCGCGATGCTGGGGCTCGGGGCGACGGACGATCTCGATGCTTTGGTGATTGTCGATACGGTGCCCCTCGATGTGCTCAATGGTACCGACAGAGTCTATTACTCCCTCGCGGCCGGCAGTCCCGCGCTGGGGGGGGATTCCCCGGCGGATGTGTTCTGCCATACAGTGGGCGGCGCAACCTGCGGATCGTTGGGCGGAAGGCTCGAGAAGAGAGCCGCCGATCTGGGTCTTGCCGCCACGGATGACCTCGATGCATTGGATGTGCGGGAGAGTGCGACCGGGACGGGAGCCTGCTGCCATTCGGCCGGCACGTGCACGCAAGTCTCCCAGGCCAGCTGCGTTGCGGCGGGCGACGTCTTTTCAGGACCAGAAACGGTGTGTGCGGCAGCCGAGTGCCCGTCGGTGCCGGGAGCGTGTTGTCATCCAGACGGATCTTGCACGAGCACGAGCGATGTCGCGTGTTTGTCAGTCGGCGGCAACTTCAAGGGTGTGGCAGTTGCGTGTACTGTGGGCTTGTGCCCGGCGGCGCCTCCGAACGACGAATGCGCGAACGCCTACCAGATTCCGTACGACTACCCCAACAACTACGAGCCTCCACCGGCCTATAGGGACAACACGTACGCCACATCCGCCAACTATGACCCTCCATACAGCTGCGCCGATCACAATGTGTTCTTCCCTGAATACGGAAGCGGGACAGTCTGGTATTACTACGACGTACCAGCCGGACCCGGACCGCGTCGCTCTATCGGCGTTACCACAGTCGCAACCTACGACAATTATGCATCGGGCGGGTACGCGGCGGACACACGGCTCGCCCTCTACTATTCTCCGAGTGGTAATTGTTCCACGCTCAATGAATACGGATGCAATGACAACAACTACACCGGCGGATACAATCCGCCAAATCCTCCGTACGGAGGGTACGCTCGCGTCCAGTGCACTGCTCCTCAGCCCGGAAGGTACTACGTCCAGCTGTCCACGGTTGGCGATGTGAATCGCGGCCAGATCAGATTACAGGTCTACGATCCGACGCCAGTCGGGGTTCCGACGTTTTCTCAGTGGGGAATCATCGTGCTTGTTCTCGGCTTGCTCGGGTTCGCAGTTCTTGTCCTGCGTCGCATGGTGCACGCCTAG
- a CDS encoding outer membrane lipoprotein-sorting protein has translation MVTRSACEQVFPFSVLLLAAAAGIGTATAYSAGDILERAEAVRNPDGAYRFDMTITTSHPGQTDVVSSFLVYTNGRQQTLAYQSAPEAFAGRRMLMLERDAWLYLPGASDALHIFLRNVVTGEVASGDIARTDLSRQYTAALLREEDLDGTACYLLDLAARSPATTYSRILYWVSRKRFHPLKAEFYAVSGRRMKTGRFDEYREGLGDLRPTRLVLEDAGDAGYRSMMVFRNFRRVRLPDSLFVPEALSGMVRPPEQSGLAVGLSH, from the coding sequence ATGGTGACCCGCTCCGCCTGCGAACAGGTGTTTCCGTTCAGCGTTCTGCTCCTGGCCGCGGCGGCCGGGATCGGAACGGCCACGGCTTACTCGGCCGGGGACATCCTGGAGCGGGCCGAGGCCGTGAGGAATCCCGACGGGGCGTACCGATTCGACATGACGATCACCACCTCCCACCCCGGACAAACCGACGTCGTGTCGTCCTTTCTTGTCTACACCAATGGCCGGCAGCAGACGCTGGCCTACCAGTCGGCACCTGAAGCCTTCGCGGGACGGCGGATGCTGATGCTCGAACGGGATGCGTGGCTGTACCTGCCGGGGGCGAGCGATGCACTGCACATTTTCCTCCGGAACGTCGTGACGGGGGAAGTGGCGAGCGGAGACATCGCCCGCACCGACCTGTCCAGGCAGTACACCGCGGCGCTCCTGCGCGAAGAGGATCTTGACGGCACAGCTTGTTACCTCCTGGATCTGGCCGCCAGGAGCCCCGCAACGACCTACTCGCGCATCCTCTACTGGGTTTCCAGAAAACGCTTCCACCCCCTGAAGGCGGAGTTCTACGCCGTCTCAGGGCGGCGGATGAAGACAGGCCGGTTCGACGAGTATCGCGAGGGATTGGGGGATCTACGCCCCACCCGGCTCGTCCTGGAAGATGCCGGCGATGCGGGGTACCGGTCGATGATGGTGTTCCGAAATTTCCGCAGGGTCCGACTCCCCGATTCTCTGTTTGTCCCGGAGGCCCTGTCCGGGATGGTCCGTCCCCCTGAGCAATCCGGGCTGGCGGTGGGACTCAGCCATTGA
- a CDS encoding CRTAC1 family protein: MGAALALACSGAAQGKGDGAGEDPAFSDVTLQAGITHVHHKPDLDPKVGNIMNWLASVGAAVAAADYDGDGDIDLYVTDSRTGYPNYLYRNDGGFHFTELARQAGVARVNDSHGTSMDAVFGDVDNDGDLDLYVVKWGCNVLFRNNGDGTFTDITQAAGVGDCGNGNAAVFLDYDLDGNLDILVGNYFREVDLWHLPTTRIMHDSFETSRNGGANVLYHNNGDGTFTNVAPRVGLDDTGWTLDVGCGDIDNDGDQDCYIANDFGDDKLFRNNGDGTFTDVTRTAKGTDNRKGMNVEFGDYNNDGFLDIYVTNITTVEYLREGNMLWHNLGDGTFTDVASPAEVYDGGWGWCAKFLDYDNDGDLDLFTVNGFVSAGEGNYWYDLATMATTPDLDITDTRNWPTMGERSFSGYEPSRLFRNDGPAFVEVAAQEGITDTKDGRGIAVADFDDDGRLDLFVANQGDRPTLYRNRGERGRHWIAFDLRETAGNTEAIGARVIVRSGDLTQIREVDGGNGFASQSSTRLHFGLGNRGVVEEVRVQWPDGTTESIRNQKTDRVVRLVHRYGGR; the protein is encoded by the coding sequence GTGGGCGCGGCACTGGCCCTGGCGTGCAGTGGGGCGGCGCAGGGGAAGGGCGACGGAGCGGGAGAAGACCCCGCCTTCTCGGATGTCACGCTGCAGGCCGGAATCACGCACGTTCATCACAAACCGGACCTCGACCCCAAGGTGGGCAACATCATGAACTGGCTCGCGTCCGTAGGCGCGGCGGTGGCGGCCGCCGACTACGACGGCGACGGCGACATCGACTTGTACGTGACCGACTCGCGGACCGGATACCCCAACTACCTTTATCGCAATGACGGCGGCTTTCACTTTACGGAGCTCGCCCGGCAGGCCGGCGTGGCACGAGTCAACGACAGTCACGGCACGTCCATGGACGCGGTCTTCGGCGACGTCGACAACGACGGCGATCTCGACCTCTACGTCGTCAAGTGGGGGTGCAACGTTCTGTTCAGGAACAACGGGGACGGGACATTCACCGATATCACGCAGGCAGCGGGGGTCGGGGACTGCGGCAACGGCAACGCCGCCGTGTTCCTGGACTACGATCTCGACGGCAATCTCGACATTCTAGTCGGCAACTACTTTCGCGAGGTGGACCTGTGGCACCTACCGACGACCCGGATCATGCACGACAGCTTCGAGACCTCGCGCAATGGCGGAGCCAACGTCCTTTACCACAACAATGGAGACGGAACATTCACGAACGTGGCGCCCCGCGTGGGGCTCGACGACACGGGGTGGACGCTGGATGTCGGGTGCGGCGACATCGACAACGACGGCGACCAGGACTGTTACATCGCCAACGACTTCGGCGACGACAAGCTGTTCCGGAACAACGGCGACGGCACCTTCACCGATGTCACCCGGACCGCCAAGGGGACCGACAACAGGAAGGGAATGAACGTCGAATTCGGCGACTACAACAACGACGGTTTTCTGGACATCTACGTCACCAACATCACCACGGTCGAGTACCTCCGCGAAGGGAACATGCTCTGGCACAACCTGGGAGACGGGACTTTCACCGACGTGGCGTCGCCGGCCGAGGTGTACGACGGGGGCTGGGGATGGTGCGCGAAATTTCTCGACTACGACAACGACGGTGACCTCGACCTGTTCACGGTGAACGGCTTCGTCTCCGCCGGCGAAGGCAACTACTGGTACGATCTGGCGACCATGGCGACGACACCCGACCTCGACATCACCGACACGCGCAATTGGCCGACGATGGGCGAGCGCAGCTTCTCCGGCTACGAGCCGTCGCGGCTGTTCCGGAACGACGGGCCTGCCTTCGTCGAGGTGGCCGCCCAGGAAGGAATCACGGACACCAAGGATGGCCGCGGCATCGCCGTCGCCGATTTCGACGACGACGGGCGGCTCGACCTGTTCGTCGCCAACCAGGGCGACCGGCCGACGCTCTACCGCAATCGCGGAGAGCGCGGCCGACACTGGATCGCCTTCGACCTGAGGGAGACGGCCGGCAACACGGAGGCGATCGGGGCGCGCGTCATCGTCCGCTCCGGCGATCTGACGCAAATCCGCGAGGTGGACGGCGGGAACGGCTTCGCGTCGCAGAGCAGCACGCGCCTTCATTTCGGACTGGGGAACCGCGGAGTCGTCGAGGAAGTCCGCGTCCAATGGCCCGATGGTACGACGGAATCGATCAGAAACCAGAAAACGGACCGCGTCGTCCGTCTGGTGCACCGGTATGGCGGGAGGTGA
- a CDS encoding DUF1702 family protein, whose amino-acid sequence MRRGRGRWGLALAATLLTVGAAYPALGPRLVARDPGEVLRSSGWKSARSAGEEDRVRHIVEAFFTGFNTMVLEGDGPWVRHRCEALGPLFKPFCFEGSAAGYLPRGYFRWGHGIATAEEALDSMDPDHRLLHYVGLGVWAGLRDGAGHEAATGIADEIRDRRHRSLVWNGFGFARAALSQDRGVNESGPAPCRELDDEDAAPCAHGYGRGLWFRYLGDEEGGLLACGPDDDPLQIACITGIGLASTFVRPDRLDRALEAGNRLPRLQKEAFRQGAQAALLVRHQSDAAYLETSIENLAPPQRDEARQLLATALACYRSTIERVTFYDDFMACR is encoded by the coding sequence GTGCGGCGCGGTCGGGGACGATGGGGCCTGGCGCTCGCGGCCACCCTCCTGACGGTCGGGGCCGCGTACCCGGCCCTGGGACCGCGGCTCGTGGCGCGCGACCCGGGCGAGGTGTTGCGGTCATCCGGCTGGAAGAGCGCGCGCTCGGCCGGGGAAGAGGACAGGGTGCGGCACATCGTGGAGGCGTTTTTCACCGGATTCAACACGATGGTCCTGGAAGGCGATGGGCCGTGGGTGCGGCACCGGTGCGAGGCGCTGGGCCCGCTCTTCAAGCCCTTCTGCTTCGAGGGTTCGGCGGCCGGCTACCTGCCGAGAGGCTACTTCCGATGGGGACACGGGATCGCGACGGCGGAGGAGGCGCTTGATTCGATGGACCCCGACCACCGGCTTCTGCACTACGTCGGTCTGGGAGTCTGGGCCGGTCTTCGGGATGGGGCCGGCCACGAGGCGGCGACCGGGATCGCGGACGAGATCAGAGACCGGCGGCACCGGAGTCTGGTGTGGAACGGGTTCGGGTTCGCCCGCGCCGCGCTTAGTCAGGATAGGGGAGTGAATGAGTCCGGCCCCGCGCCCTGCCGGGAGCTGGACGACGAGGACGCGGCTCCCTGCGCCCACGGCTACGGCCGCGGTCTCTGGTTCCGATATCTCGGCGACGAGGAGGGCGGGCTTCTGGCGTGCGGTCCGGACGACGATCCGCTCCAGATCGCTTGCATCACGGGCATCGGACTGGCGTCCACGTTCGTGCGACCCGACCGTCTGGACCGCGCCCTCGAGGCGGGAAACCGGCTGCCGCGGCTGCAAAAGGAGGCCTTTCGTCAAGGCGCACAGGCCGCCCTGCTCGTGCGCCACCAGTCCGACGCCGCCTATCTGGAGACATCGATCGAGAATCTCGCTCCGCCCCAGCGGGACGAGGCGCGACAACTGCTGGCGACGGCGCTGGCCTGCTACAGGAGCACGATCGAGCGTGTGACATTCTATGACGACTTCATGGCCTGCCGCTGA